The window CGGCAAAGCTCCATTTGACGCGATTATAGTAACCGCCGCCGCGCCCAGAATTCCAGAGAAGCTTGCTGGGCAGCTGCGCGAAGGAGGAAGATTAGTTATTCCGGTCGGAGATTTTATGCAGCACCTGAATGTGTATAATAAGGTGGACGGAGAACTGAAATTGATCCAGTCCTCTCCGGTAAGGTTTGTGCCCATGACAGGCAAGATAAGGGATTGATTATCGTATGAAAAAGAAAGAGCTTGAGGAGCTGAAAGATTGGTTCGCGATGTATGTTCAAACCTTCAAAGCCTCCGGGTATGGAGAACTGGAAAATATTGTTCTTAAAGAGAAGCACTCGAGGAGGGTAAGTAAAGAGGCGCTGGAAATGGGAGCTCAGATGGGAGCAGATGCTGAGAAGCTTCATCTTATTGAGGCTATCGGGCTTCTTCACGATGTTGGAAGATTTGAGCAGTTTGTAAGATATGGAACATTCGTTGACGCCGAGTCGGTTGACCACGCGGAGTTTGGCGTTGAGATTCTTAAAAGAAGAGCTATTCTTGATCGTCTTGACCGAAAGGAACAGGAGATTGTTTTTTGCGCGATATTACATCATAACAAGTTTTCTCTGCCGAAAGGTGAACCGGAAGAATGCCTGTTCTATCTTAAGTTACTGAGAGACGCGGACAAACTGGATATATGGAATGTTATGATCGATTATTATTCAAATGGGGACAGCTATTCTAACGAAGCTGTTGGCCTCGGCCTTCCTGATACCGAAGGTATCTCTCTGGAAATCCTGGATGATCTTCATGAAGGGAGGACGGTAAGGTCCTCGGAATTAAAGAACCAGAATGATTTTAAACTCCTTCAGATCAGCTGGATATACGGAATTAATTTTAGCTGCGCGCTCAAACGGGTATTAAAAAGAGGATATATCGAAAGTGTGCGTTCCTTCCTGCCCGAAAGCGACCAAATCGATGATGCTGTTTCAGAAGCAATAGCCAGGGCTGAAAAGAGAGTTCAGTCAATAGAGCATAAGTAGAAATTTCCCCTTAAAATCAGGGCAACATTCTAGAAACTCCAAGACATAAAAGTTTTTAGAACTAAATCCCTCAGGTCTGTTAATTTTTATTCTATTTCAGAGCCGGATATGATATCTGGAATCTGAGTTTATAGTAGACGCGGGTTATCAGGAGTACTGCAGCCAGATAAGGTATATATAGTTTGAATATAACGCCGGCCGCGATTGAGAATATCAATGTCGATATCTTGGCCGGCAGAAGAATTCTTTTTTCAGACAGGGCTTTTATTTTTGAAAAGAGGGGAAATAAAAAGAAAGGCAGGGAAAAGAGAGACGCGTACATGGCTGTTTTATTTTCAACTATAATGGCGGCGGCAACGGAAAGGGCCATAAGTATTAGAGATATGATCACTCCTGCCCGCTGTTCGAGAATTACCCCGCTTGTTTTAAGTTTACTTTTCCTGTCGCCTTCCGTGTCGGCGATTGTTGTTATAAGGTGGACAGAGGCTACGGCTAGAGGATACGGAAGGAGAATTTCCCATCCTTCAATTCGGCCGGAGACCACCATCCATCCGGCAAGTGTGTTAAGAATACCGCTGCCGAGGGCGTTTGAAGCTATATCGAGAACGGGCCTTCTTTTAAATCTGAGCGGTTCAATCGAATAAGCAAGCCCCAGCATTAAGCTGAGGATGAGAATAATTATAAATCTTCCGGGAAGAAGAAGGGCGGCTGTGATAAATGAAACGAGTATAAGGATAAAAGTTTCTGTCCAGGCGGCTTTTACTTTTATAATACCTCGCGGAATCAGGAAGAGTTTGTTGTTGGCAAGATCCGTTTCTTTGTCTGTTATCTGGTTAATTATATAAACGGCTCCAAGCAGAGCGGTGAATGACAAAATTCCGTAGAGAAGAAGATGATTTCCCGTTGATTTTCCGGCTATATCTGCTCCGTGATAAGCGCCCAGAAGAAAAAATGTCCACACGGGGATTAGAATTATCGGACGAAGAAGAAATATATAGTCGGGCGGTAAGCTTTTTTTCTCTGTTGTTAAGCTCAACTTTCCTATTCCCTGACCCATGATATCATGTGACGTTTGAGCTTGTTTGTGGTTGTTCTTGGAAGTTCCTCATCCCTTATCTGAAAATCGGATATCCTCTTATAATCGGGCAGATTATCAGATATTTTATTTATCTGATTCGAAATAACCGATTTTATCCCTTCTTCCGTGAGGGGTTTTTCTACATCCCCGGATGAACCGAAGGTGTCGTAATCCGGAACTATGATAGCGGCGATACGTACGTTCCCGCGTTTGTCCTCATTCTTTACTATAGCGCTTTCCAGGATAAACTTATCTCGGTTGAGCAGTAGCTCGAGTTCATCAGGGTAGATGTTCTTGCCGCCGGGGGTTATTATTACCGATTTTTGTCTGCCCATGATAGTTATGTAACCGTCCGGGTCCATCCTGCCTAGGTCTCCCGTGAAGAGACGCCCGTTCTTTAAAACGTTATTTGTGGCATCGGGGTTTTTGTAGTATTCCTTCATTACATTTTCTCCAGTTACCACAATTTCCCCCACACCTTCTTCATTCGGATTGTTTATTTCAACATCGATACCGTCAAGGGCTGTTCCCACCGTTCCGAAAACCGGATTCTCGGGAGGATTAAAGCTGACAACCGGCGACGCTTCAGTAAGACCGTATCCTTGAACAAGGGGTATTCCCGCTGAAATCAGATCCTTTTCTATATCCGGGCGGAGAGGAGCGGCGCCGCTTATACAAAGCTTAAGGTCCTTCAGGCCTGACATGTCTGCCGCACCGCGGGGTGTTTCAGTTTTGCCCAGCAGGCGGGAGAATCCAGATTTGATCTTCCCTAAAAAGCGGGAGAAAAAGCCGCTTTCCGAGGTGTCTTTTCTCTCTTCCGGCTGTAGGAATTCCATCAGGTGTTCCAGAAGAAGCGGAACGGCGACAATTACAGAAATATCCTCTTCTTTTACATCCTGCAGTATGATGTTTGGTTTTAGAGACCGGCTGAAAACTACAGTTGAACCGGAGGTGAATGCGGTGAGAAAAACGCATGTGGTCGCGAATGTGTGATAAAGCGGAAGGATACAGAGAAAGTTGTCATCGCTGAGCAGGAGCGCTCTTTTTCTGATGGAATCGAGATCTGAAATGATATTCCTGTGAAGTAAGACGGCGCCTTTTGGCTTTCCCGTAGTTCCCGACGTATAGCAGATTGCTGCAGTATCATCAGCTGATATTTCGCTTTTACGCTGGAAAAAACTCGATTCCCCGTCGTTTATTGACTTTTTCCCGTTTGCCATGATTTTACCCAGGCTGATTGGCAATTCACCTGAATCATCTTCGCCTATTAATATTACTTTTACCCCTTCGATATGCATATTCTCTATATGGGCTTTGTAAATTTTAAGGGATGTGACAAGAAATTTTGCTTCGGAATGCATAAGGAGATGACGTATTTCATTTTCTTTAAGCATCGGGTCCAGAGGTACGATTATACTGTTGCTGGAAGTTACAGAGGCGTAAACCAGAGCCCATTCGGGAGAGTTCTCACCGATAAGAATTACTTTGTCATTTTTCTCGAGTCCCTCGAGTATAAATCCCGTGCCGAGAAAAGAGATCAACCGGTTGAATTCTTTGTATGAGATTTCCTGGTAGCCCCATTCGTGACGTTTTCTCAGAGCGTTCCTTCCGACCCATCTTTTAGCGCTGTCTTCGAAAAGATCCGAAAGTGTTTTAATCCCTTGATCTTTGAGGGATTGTATTTTTTGTTCTTCCTGTAACTTTTTCATTTGATTACTCTCCTCGAATTATATCCTGACTGCGAATCATCTTTTATAGCTTTATCTTATTTAAGGCCTTTTTATTATAACGGTCTTTCGGTTTTGATATAGTCAGCATTTCTTGCGGTAGAGCTGATAATAATCCTTTACAAGGCATCCGCCGCGTCTTTCAGAATAGCACGATAGAAATAATACAGGCAAATGGTTTTTAGGGTTAGTTGTTTATTTCGTTTTGACAAATTTGGAGTAGAAAAATTCTCAATTACGGATACCGGTGCCTGATATACCCCTTTTTACAGGCTGCAGGAGCGAAAAACGCCATTTCAGATGTAAGAAGATATTACCAACTCTGCCTGTGATCTCTGGATTTGTCGTATTGGGTTCTAGCTTCTTTCTCTTCAGCCGGATATCCTATCGCTATCAGACTTAAGACGCCGATATTCTCGGGAATGGACAGGATCTTTTTTATCGCGGACACCCTCTCTTCACGAGGGTGGCATCCGAGCCAGCAAGAACCAAGGTCAAGGGATGCGGCGGCTATAAGTATGTTTTCGGTCACGGCGCTGCAGTCCTGCACCCAGTAGTCCGGAGAGATCCCGGTATCACCGCACACAGCTATAGCGGCTGTAGCTTCAAAGAGCATTTTCCCGTAAGGATGCCCTTCAGCCAGTCTGTTCAGTGTTTCTCTTTCTGTTACGGTTACAAGATGCCACGGCTTTCTATTTCTGCTGGACGGCGCCGCCATTCCGGCCTCAACTATTTTAGTTAGTTTTTCTTCTTCAATCTCCCGTTCTTTGAATTTCCTGATACTTCGTCTCGCTAAAATTATATCAATAGACATAGCTTTATCCTCCCTATTCTTTATGATTTGATCGATCTCTGTCTTAATATTTCATATAGAAGCACGGCCCCGGCCGTAGATACGTTGAGTGAATCCACATCTCCTTTCATAGGTATATTAACGATATTATCTGACGCGATAAACCATTTTTTTCTTAATCCTCTCTTTTCACTGCCCAGGATAATCGCGCAGGGAAGAGTAAGGTCGATGTCGGTATAATTCAGCTTCGAGTCAGGGGAAGAACTGATTATATTTATCTTTTTTTTCTTAAGCCACTCTATTATTTCGTCAGAGCCGGCATTTGCTGTGGGAACTGTAAATACGGCTCCAAGGCTGGAACGTATGATATTAGGATTAAAGAGATCTGTCTTTAAATCGCTGGCTATAAGCGCGGAAACTCCCGCGCCGTCTGCAGTTCTAAGAAGAGCGCCGATATTGCCGGGTTTTTCCACATTGTCAGCTACAAGATAGGATGGATTTTGATCTTCGGGAAGGTCTTCAAGTCCTGTTTCGCGCGCGGCCGCTACCGCGACAAAGCCGCCTGTTGTGCCTCGATAGGCTATTTTGCCGAAGACATGCCTTGAGACTGTGATTATACTGCAGTTCTTTTTCTTAAGAGTATTGAGAAGTGAAATTGCTTCATCGCTTTTTATGATTTCCATGCAGCAGTATACATCTTTAAGAGATGTTCCGGCGCGGATCGCGGCACTCAGCTCACGCACCCCTTCTATCGAGGTAAGCCCCGTTTTATCACGCTCATTTTTTTTCCTCAGTCTGATCAGTGATTTTATGCCGGGGTTCTTCGCGCTGGTTATATTTGTTGAGTTGTCGATGTTCATTCTGGATCAGCGTATTTCCCCCTGCCGGCTGGTTGGAATCAAGGGTTTTATCAAATTCGGCCTATATTTCTCTATTCGCAAATAAACAGGTTTAGAGTTTATCTAAAAGCCTATCTTAAAATATTTTCTTTCTTCCCTGCTGAGCACTATGAATGCATTTAAAATGAGAAATACTATTGATGTTGCTGTCGAGAGTATAAATAATCTGCTGTAACTGTTCAAGATAAAATCGTTTACAAGCAACCAGCTTCCGAAGTGAATTGCGCCGCCTAATAATACTATTGCGGCAACTATCTTAGTATACCTTGCCAATTTAATATTGATAACTCTGCTTGTATATGCGGGTATAATAAACAGATTATTAATCAGTGCCGGAATGGTTGTTCCCATCGCGACCCCCAGAATACCAAATTTCCGCACCAGGATAATACTTAGCAGTACGTTTGCAGCTCCTTCGATTATTATTGCTATTGAATATATTTTATGTTTTGAAATAGCAAACAGAATACTCTTTGATGATATTTGGATTGTGTTGAATAACAAACCGATTAGAAGAATCGCGAGCACCTTGAACGAATCGGTGTATTCCGGGCCCATCCAGCGTATAATAAAGGCTTTGCCGTAAATCAGCAGCGAACCCGCTATAAAAACAGACAGGATGGTGTTGAGTTTTGTCATAAAGATGTAGTATTTTCTTATTTGTGAATAATTGTTTTGGCCTTCAAGTTTGCTGAAGATAGGCACCATAAGGGCGATCATGCTTGTTATAATAAGGATATAGTACCCGGCGATACGTGTTC of the Candidatus Krumholzibacteriota bacterium genome contains:
- a CDS encoding AMP-binding protein translates to MKKLQEEQKIQSLKDQGIKTLSDLFEDSAKRWVGRNALRKRHEWGYQEISYKEFNRLISFLGTGFILEGLEKNDKVILIGENSPEWALVYASVTSSNSIIVPLDPMLKENEIRHLLMHSEAKFLVTSLKIYKAHIENMHIEGVKVILIGEDDSGELPISLGKIMANGKKSINDGESSFFQRKSEISADDTAAICYTSGTTGKPKGAVLLHRNIISDLDSIRKRALLLSDDNFLCILPLYHTFATTCVFLTAFTSGSTVVFSRSLKPNIILQDVKEEDISVIVAVPLLLEHLMEFLQPEERKDTSESGFFSRFLGKIKSGFSRLLGKTETPRGAADMSGLKDLKLCISGAAPLRPDIEKDLISAGIPLVQGYGLTEASPVVSFNPPENPVFGTVGTALDGIDVEINNPNEEGVGEIVVTGENVMKEYYKNPDATNNVLKNGRLFTGDLGRMDPDGYITIMGRQKSVIITPGGKNIYPDELELLLNRDKFILESAIVKNEDKRGNVRIAAIIVPDYDTFGSSGDVEKPLTEEGIKSVISNQINKISDNLPDYKRISDFQIRDEELPRTTTNKLKRHMISWVRE
- a CDS encoding nitroreductase family protein, whose amino-acid sequence is MSIDIILARRSIRKFKEREIEEEKLTKIVEAGMAAPSSRNRKPWHLVTVTERETLNRLAEGHPYGKMLFEATAAIAVCGDTGISPDYWVQDCSAVTENILIAAASLDLGSCWLGCHPREERVSAIKKILSIPENIGVLSLIAIGYPAEEKEARTQYDKSRDHRQSW
- a CDS encoding RNA methyltransferase; the protein is MNIDNSTNITSAKNPGIKSLIRLRKKNERDKTGLTSIEGVRELSAAIRAGTSLKDVYCCMEIIKSDEAISLLNTLKKKNCSIITVSRHVFGKIAYRGTTGGFVAVAAARETGLEDLPEDQNPSYLVADNVEKPGNIGALLRTADGAGVSALIASDLKTDLFNPNIIRSSLGAVFTVPTANAGSDEIIEWLKKKKINIISSSPDSKLNYTDIDLTLPCAIILGSEKRGLRKKWFIASDNIVNIPMKGDVDSLNVSTAGAVLLYEILRQRSIKS
- a CDS encoding HD domain-containing protein, which translates into the protein MKKKELEELKDWFAMYVQTFKASGYGELENIVLKEKHSRRVSKEALEMGAQMGADAEKLHLIEAIGLLHDVGRFEQFVRYGTFVDAESVDHAEFGVEILKRRAILDRLDRKEQEIVFCAILHHNKFSLPKGEPEECLFYLKLLRDADKLDIWNVMIDYYSNGDSYSNEAVGLGLPDTEGISLEILDDLHEGRTVRSSELKNQNDFKLLQISWIYGINFSCALKRVLKRGYIESVRSFLPESDQIDDAVSEAIARAEKRVQSIEHK
- a CDS encoding UbiA family prenyltransferase: MSLTTEKKSLPPDYIFLLRPIILIPVWTFFLLGAYHGADIAGKSTGNHLLLYGILSFTALLGAVYIINQITDKETDLANNKLFLIPRGIIKVKAAWTETFILILVSFITAALLLPGRFIIILILSLMLGLAYSIEPLRFKRRPVLDIASNALGSGILNTLAGWMVVSGRIEGWEILLPYPLAVASVHLITTIADTEGDRKSKLKTSGVILEQRAGVIISLILMALSVAAAIIVENKTAMYASLFSLPFFLFPLFSKIKALSEKRILLPAKISTLIFSIAAGVIFKLYIPYLAAVLLITRVYYKLRFQISYPALK